The following are encoded in a window of Caldilineales bacterium genomic DNA:
- a CDS encoding uroporphyrinogen decarboxylase family protein: MPSPMTSAERVLAVIRRQQPDRIPTFEWDIDPDLIHHMTGGGSYDDFIEQFDLDAVMCGPDYIKQPLPDGNLIDEWGVTRTRGHEAYAMAVDEFAPIKSWADLEKWNPPDPHAPHRFESMKRRVARFKGKRAIFVQLRDVWSNPRDLLGYAQLFVLCKKQPDLVEALVERCVNQSIGLLEHAAELGAEVVMSGDDIADNRRTMISLTMWENIFMPHFRRWVQAIHDHGLYYWKHSDGNLMEVLDELVDAGIDGIDPIDPLAKMDLATVKERWGNRVAIKGNVDCAFLLMDGPEEDVVEAVKNCIRIAGPGGGYACSSSNSIHSGVRPDLYVAMLNAIREYGVYPLDMDRLAPAKG, translated from the coding sequence ATGCCCTCCCCCATGACCAGCGCCGAGCGCGTGCTCGCCGTCATCCGCCGCCAGCAACCCGACCGCATCCCCACCTTCGAGTGGGACATCGACCCCGACCTGATCCACCACATGACCGGCGGCGGCAGCTATGACGACTTCATCGAACAATTCGATCTGGACGCCGTCATGTGCGGTCCAGACTACATCAAGCAGCCACTGCCTGACGGCAACCTGATCGACGAATGGGGCGTGACGCGCACGCGTGGGCACGAGGCCTATGCCATGGCCGTGGATGAGTTCGCCCCGATCAAAAGCTGGGCCGACCTGGAGAAGTGGAACCCGCCCGATCCCCATGCTCCCCATCGTTTCGAATCGATGAAACGCCGCGTCGCACGCTTCAAAGGCAAGCGCGCCATCTTCGTGCAATTGCGCGACGTGTGGTCGAACCCGCGCGACCTCCTCGGCTATGCGCAGCTTTTCGTCCTCTGCAAAAAGCAGCCGGATTTGGTCGAGGCCTTGGTCGAAAGGTGCGTCAACCAGAGCATCGGCCTGCTGGAACACGCCGCCGAGCTAGGGGCCGAGGTGGTGATGTCGGGCGACGACATCGCCGACAACCGCCGCACCATGATCTCGCTGACCATGTGGGAAAACATCTTTATGCCCCATTTCCGGCGCTGGGTGCAGGCCATCCACGACCACGGCCTTTATTACTGGAAACACAGCGACGGCAACCTGATGGAAGTGCTGGACGAATTGGTCGATGCCGGCATCGATGGCATCGACCCCATCGACCCCCTGGCCAAGATGGACCTGGCCACGGTGAAAGAGCGATGGGGCAACCGCGTGGCGATCAAGGGCAACGTCGACTGCGCCTTCCTGCTGATGGACGGCCCGGAGGAAGACGTGGTCGAAGCGGTCAAGAACTGCATCCGCATCGCCGGGCCGGGCGGCGGCTATGCCTGTTCCTCCAGCAACTCTATCCACTCCGGCGTCCGTCCCGATCTTTATGTGGCCATGCTGAACGCCATCCGCGAGTACGGCGTGTATCCGCTCGATATGGACAGGCTGGCGCCGGCAAAGGGGTAG
- a CDS encoding carbohydrate ABC transporter permease, with translation MPSRRTLTRTILVISLTIMVIVWLTPLGISFMTSLKSNVEYAQTARWELPKQIALKQNLLFAWKTGRLDSGFARSLLYAGVGAAMAIVLASLAGFALVQLKIWNGFFWFLLIYSGTIFPFQMYLLPLFYFYQKTNLYDTKIGMLLFYTAIAIPFCLFVLRNQFTTISHEIIEAAKMDGLSNFGIYMRMYLPLSIPAIAALFLFQFTWIWNDLLFGITLAKSPDVRPIMAGLASLRGSYSADNTPAVLAGALMASLPTVIIFIALGRYLLRGMTLTTSGE, from the coding sequence ATGCCTTCGCGTCGAACTCTCACCCGTACGATCCTCGTCATCTCCCTGACGATCATGGTCATCGTCTGGCTCACCCCACTGGGTATTTCGTTCATGACCTCCCTGAAAAGCAACGTAGAATACGCGCAAACGGCCAGATGGGAGTTGCCGAAGCAGATCGCTCTCAAACAAAACCTCCTTTTCGCCTGGAAGACGGGGCGTCTTGACAGTGGTTTTGCCCGTAGCCTGCTTTATGCCGGTGTAGGAGCAGCGATGGCCATCGTGCTGGCATCACTTGCCGGCTTCGCCCTGGTGCAACTGAAAATCTGGAATGGCTTTTTTTGGTTCCTGTTGATATATAGTGGCACAATATTTCCTTTTCAGATGTATCTTCTGCCATTATTCTACTTTTATCAAAAGACAAACCTATACGATACGAAAATAGGAATGCTACTATTTTATACCGCAATTGCTATCCCATTTTGTCTTTTTGTTCTTAGGAATCAATTTACCACAATATCTCACGAGATCATAGAAGCGGCAAAAATGGATGGCCTTTCGAATTTCGGTATCTATATGCGCATGTACTTGCCGCTCTCGATCCCAGCCATTGCTGCACTCTTCCTGTTCCAATTCACCTGGATTTGGAACGACCTGTTGTTTGGCATCACGCTGGCCAAATCTCCCGATGTGCGCCCGATCATGGCCGGCTTGGCCAGCCTTCGTGGCAGCTATTCCGCCGACAACACTCCCGCCGTCCTCGCCGGCGCCCTCATGGCCTCCCTCCCCACCGTCATCATCTTCATCGCCCTCGGCCGCTACCTCTTGCGCGGCATGACCCTCACCACCAGCGGTGAATAA